A stretch of the Teretinema zuelzerae genome encodes the following:
- the rpsL gene encoding 30S ribosomal protein S12: protein MPTINQLIKQGRKSVEYRTKSPALQSCPQRRGVCTRVMTVTPKKPNSALRKVARVRLSNGIEVTAYIPGIGHNLQEHSVVLIRGGRVKDLPGVRYHIVRGTKDTLGVADRKRSRSKYGAKRPKA, encoded by the coding sequence ATGCCTACAATAAATCAGTTGATCAAACAGGGACGAAAATCTGTTGAATACCGGACCAAAAGCCCGGCTCTTCAGTCTTGTCCCCAGCGTCGTGGTGTTTGCACCCGCGTTATGACCGTAACCCCGAAAAAGCCGAACTCAGCTCTCCGAAAGGTCGCTCGTGTTCGCTTGAGCAATGGAATCGAGGTAACCGCCTATATTCCCGGTATCGGACATAACCTTCAGGAACACTCCGTAGTATTAATCCGCGGCGGTCGTGTTAAGGATCTCCCTGGTGTGCGTTATCACATCGTTCGAGGAACCAAGGATACCCTTGGCGTTGCCGATCGTAAGCGCAGTCGCTCCAAGTACGGCGCCAAGCGTCCGAAAGCATAA
- the rplL gene encoding 50S ribosomal protein L7/L12 has protein sequence MAALTNDQILDAIASMTVLEVSELVKAMEEKFGVTAAAPVAVMAGGAAAAAPAEEQTEFTVTLKGLSADDKKIAVIKEVRTVTGLGLKEAKDLVEGAPKTLKEGVSKDEAAKIKEAITAAGGVVEVA, from the coding sequence ATGGCAGCTTTGACAAATGATCAGATTCTGGACGCTATCGCTTCAATGACCGTTCTCGAGGTCTCCGAACTCGTGAAGGCAATGGAAGAAAAATTCGGCGTAACAGCCGCCGCTCCCGTAGCCGTAATGGCCGGCGGTGCAGCCGCAGCCGCTCCTGCTGAAGAGCAGACCGAGTTCACCGTAACTCTCAAGGGTCTTTCCGCAGACGACAAGAAGATCGCCGTTATCAAAGAAGTCCGCACCGTCACCGGTCTCGGACTCAAAGAAGCGAAAGATCTCGTCGAAGGCGCTCCCAAGACTCTCAAAGAGGGCGTTTCCAAGGACGAAGCCGCAAAAATCAAGGAAGCCATTACTGCCGCCGGCGGTGTGGTCGAGGTTGCTTGA
- the rpoB gene encoding DNA-directed RNA polymerase subunit beta, which produces MFARNQAINRQYIGKNIRNFMELPDLIDIQLSSYEKFLQRDKTRVADSSEEIGLEDVFRSTFPIESPNGDMLLEYEFYELDEENIKFSELECKQKGLTYSVPLKARINLIFQQTGEIRQKDIYMGDIPLMTDRGTFVINGAERVVVSQIHRSPGVIFSHEKGVYSSRIIPYRGSWLEFEIDQKKELIYAKIDRKKRILGTLFLRALGYETREEIIRCFYKTAIAAVSEDRNQREGLVGKILATAIWIDTEGGEKKKLYRAGEKLHPHNIDELIINKISEVEVIDFDHPDSLDSPMVINCFEREEIRYSGRDAESDEPTRDDALSAVYSVLMPGEPITVEAAEKDLVSMFFSSRRYDLGRVGRYKLNKKFDYAEPVSEYTLIKDDIIATMKFLIKVYVGDETIDDIDHLGNRRVRSVGELMTNTLKTAFSRMERIAKERMSLKETETIKPQDLISIKPIVAAIKEFFGSSQLSQFMDQVNPLAELTHKRRLNALGPGGLSRDRAGFEVRDVHYTHYGRMCPIETPEGPNIGLIVSLANYTRVNDYGFLEAPYVKIKDGVATREIEYLQAMDEDKYFIAQASTAMDEKGVFHADQISCRRQGDYTTRTPKEIQYIDVSPKQVISVSASLIPFLEHDDANRALMGSNMQRQAVPLVFPEPPRVGTGMESKCAYDSGVLVKAKRPGVVEFVSADKVLIKPEGLKDASIRDEYPLLKYQRTNQDTCYHQRPVVLPGQKVEKGTPLADGPSTYHGELALGRNILVGFVPWNGYNYEDAILISQRVVKEDMFTSIHIKEFVTEVRETKLGPEKLTRDIPNTSEKSLDNLDAEGIIRIGAKVRSGDILIGKVTPKSETETTPEFKLLNSIFGEKAKEVRDSSLRVPHGVEGTIIDVQRLKRTEGDDLNPGVDEVVKVLIATKRKLRIGDKMAGRHGNKGIVALILPEEDMPYMEDGTPLDICLNPLGVPSRMNIGQIMESELGLAAKFLDEWYESPVFQSPSNEQIEGKLAAAGFPTNSKVMLRDGRTGVPFDNPVFVGVIYFLKLHHLVDDKMHARSTGPYSLVTQQPLGGKAQFGGQRLGEMEVWALEAYGAANTLQELLTIKSDDMNGRSKIYESIVKGEPSTAAGVPESFNVLVQELRGLALDFTIYDAKGKQIPLTERDEELIVKAGSNF; this is translated from the coding sequence ATGTTCGCAAGAAATCAGGCGATCAACCGTCAGTATATCGGTAAAAATATCCGTAATTTTATGGAATTGCCCGATCTGATAGATATACAGCTTTCGTCATATGAGAAATTTCTTCAGCGGGACAAGACACGTGTTGCGGACTCCTCCGAGGAAATCGGCCTGGAAGACGTATTTCGCTCGACATTCCCGATCGAAAGCCCGAACGGCGACATGCTTCTTGAGTACGAATTCTACGAGCTTGATGAAGAGAACATCAAGTTTTCAGAGCTTGAATGCAAACAGAAGGGTTTAACCTATTCTGTTCCATTGAAAGCGCGCATAAATCTGATTTTCCAGCAGACGGGCGAAATCCGTCAGAAAGATATATACATGGGCGATATTCCGCTCATGACCGATCGCGGAACCTTCGTGATCAACGGCGCCGAGCGCGTCGTCGTATCCCAGATCCATCGTTCTCCCGGCGTTATTTTCTCTCACGAGAAAGGCGTCTACTCGAGCCGCATCATTCCGTACCGCGGAAGCTGGCTCGAGTTCGAGATCGATCAGAAGAAAGAACTCATCTACGCGAAGATCGACCGAAAAAAGCGCATTCTGGGAACTCTGTTCCTCCGCGCCCTCGGCTATGAAACCCGCGAAGAAATCATCCGCTGCTTCTACAAAACCGCTATCGCCGCTGTGTCCGAGGACCGCAATCAGCGCGAAGGCCTGGTCGGAAAAATTCTGGCAACCGCGATTTGGATAGATACTGAAGGCGGCGAAAAGAAAAAGCTGTACCGCGCCGGCGAAAAGCTGCATCCGCATAACATCGACGAATTGATCATCAACAAGATTTCCGAAGTTGAGGTCATCGATTTCGATCATCCTGATTCTCTCGATTCTCCGATGGTCATCAACTGCTTCGAGCGGGAAGAGATCCGGTATTCCGGCAGAGACGCCGAATCGGACGAGCCTACCCGCGACGACGCTCTTTCCGCCGTCTACTCCGTGCTGATGCCCGGCGAACCCATAACCGTAGAAGCCGCCGAGAAGGACCTGGTTTCCATGTTCTTCTCGTCCCGCCGCTACGACCTCGGCCGCGTCGGACGCTACAAGCTGAACAAGAAATTCGACTACGCCGAGCCCGTTTCCGAATATACCCTGATAAAGGACGATATCATCGCGACGATGAAGTTCCTCATCAAGGTGTATGTCGGCGACGAAACCATCGACGATATCGACCACCTCGGCAACCGCCGCGTCCGGTCGGTCGGCGAGCTCATGACGAATACCCTGAAAACCGCGTTCTCCAGGATGGAGCGCATCGCCAAAGAGCGTATGAGCTTGAAGGAAACCGAGACGATCAAGCCTCAGGACCTTATTTCCATCAAGCCGATAGTCGCCGCGATCAAGGAATTCTTCGGTTCAAGCCAATTGTCCCAGTTTATGGATCAGGTTAACCCGCTTGCGGAGTTGACCCACAAAAGGCGCTTGAACGCACTCGGTCCCGGAGGTCTTTCCCGCGACCGCGCCGGCTTCGAAGTCCGCGACGTCCACTATACCCACTACGGCCGCATGTGCCCTATCGAAACGCCTGAAGGTCCGAACATCGGTCTTATCGTTTCATTGGCCAACTACACCCGCGTAAACGATTACGGCTTCCTCGAAGCGCCCTACGTTAAAATCAAGGACGGCGTCGCTACCCGAGAAATCGAATATCTGCAGGCTATGGACGAGGATAAGTACTTCATCGCGCAGGCATCAACGGCCATGGACGAGAAGGGCGTGTTCCACGCCGATCAGATTTCCTGCCGCCGCCAGGGCGATTACACGACCCGTACGCCGAAAGAGATACAGTACATCGACGTTTCGCCGAAGCAGGTTATCTCGGTATCCGCGTCGCTTATTCCCTTCCTTGAGCACGACGACGCGAACCGCGCGCTCATGGGTTCGAACATGCAGCGCCAGGCTGTTCCCCTCGTTTTCCCGGAGCCGCCTCGCGTCGGCACCGGAATGGAATCGAAGTGCGCCTACGACTCAGGAGTATTGGTCAAGGCCAAACGCCCCGGCGTCGTCGAGTTCGTCTCCGCGGACAAGGTATTGATTAAGCCCGAAGGCCTCAAGGACGCTTCGATTCGCGACGAATATCCCCTTCTCAAGTACCAGAGAACCAACCAGGACACCTGTTATCACCAGCGTCCCGTCGTTCTCCCAGGACAGAAGGTGGAGAAGGGGACTCCGCTCGCGGACGGCCCTTCGACGTATCACGGCGAACTCGCGCTCGGAAGAAACATCCTGGTCGGATTCGTGCCCTGGAACGGATACAACTACGAAGACGCCATCCTTATTTCGCAGAGAGTCGTTAAAGAGGACATGTTCACCTCTATACATATCAAGGAATTCGTAACCGAAGTCCGCGAGACGAAGCTCGGACCCGAAAAGCTGACCCGGGACATCCCGAATACCAGCGAAAAGAGCCTCGACAATCTCGACGCGGAAGGAATCATCCGCATCGGTGCGAAAGTCCGGTCCGGAGACATCCTTATCGGAAAGGTTACTCCCAAGAGCGAAACCGAAACGACTCCCGAATTCAAGCTTCTGAACTCGATCTTCGGCGAAAAAGCGAAGGAAGTCCGTGATTCGTCTCTCCGTGTTCCGCACGGGGTCGAAGGAACGATAATCGACGTACAGCGCCTGAAGAGAACCGAAGGCGACGATCTTAATCCCGGCGTGGACGAAGTCGTCAAGGTTCTTATCGCTACGAAGCGCAAGCTGAGAATCGGCGATAAGATGGCCGGACGCCACGGAAACAAGGGTATCGTTGCCCTTATTCTTCCGGAAGAAGACATGCCCTACATGGAAGACGGCACTCCGCTGGATATCTGTTTGAATCCGCTCGGCGTTCCTTCCCGTATGAATATCGGACAGATTATGGAATCCGAGTTGGGATTGGCGGCCAAATTCCTCGACGAATGGTACGAATCTCCCGTTTTCCAGAGTCCGTCGAACGAACAGATAGAAGGAAAGCTCGCAGCCGCCGGGTTCCCGACCAACTCCAAGGTCATGCTCCGCGACGGCCGCACCGGCGTTCCCTTCGATAATCCCGTATTCGTCGGAGTCATCTACTTCCTCAAGCTCCATCACCTTGTCGACGACAAGATGCATGCCCGTTCGACCGGTCCGTACTCGCTGGTTACCCAGCAGCCCTTGGGCGGTAAGGCTCAGTTCGGCGGTCAGCGCCTCGGAGAAATGGAAGTATGGGCGCTCGAGGCATACGGCGCCGCGAACACTCTGCAGGAGCTTTTGACGATCAAGTCCGACGACATGAACGGTCGTTCGAAGATTTATGAATCGATCGTGAAGGGCGAACCTTCGACAGCAGCCGGCGTTCCCGAGTCGTTCAACGTACTTGTGCAGGAACTCCGCGGACTGGCTTTGGATTTCACCATTTACGACGCGAAAGGCAAACAGATCCCCCTCACCGAACGTGATGAGGAACTGATCGTAAAAGCCGGCTCGAATTTCTGA
- the rpoC gene encoding DNA-directed RNA polymerase subunit beta', protein MRDIQDFDSLQIKLASPETIRAWSYGEVKKPETINYRTLRPEKDGLFCERIFGTTKEWECYCGKFKSIRYKGVICDRCGVEVTHFKVRRERMGHIELAAPVSHIWYYRSVPSRMGLLLDLQVAALRSILYYEKYIVIDAGDTDLKKNQLLTEEEYHEATERYGGSFTAGMGAEAVKTLLENLNLDELAAELRAKMIEKGPKSDKRLLKRIEIVENFRASTNKASWMILDVIPVIPPELRPMVQLDGGRFATSDLNDLYRRVINRNNRLKRLMTLNAPDIIIRNEKRMLQEAVDALFDNSKRKRVIKGASNRPLKSISDMLKGKQGRFRQNLLGKRVDYSGRSVIVVGPDLKLWQCGLPTKMALELFKPFIMKKLVDKDVVYNIKKAKLLVEQESPEVFAILDEVVREHPVMLNRAPTLHRLGIQAFEPVLVEGKAIRLHPLVCRAFNADFDGDQMAVHVPLTQAAQMECWTLMLSSRNLLDPANGKSIVFPSQDMVLGLYYLTKVKPEAHGTGRRFTNVDEVMMAAESGALAWQALIKLPYRGEMVETTPGRLIFNEEMPEGVPFTNVTLDDKQIRKLIEKVHKDSGPWLTVQMLDKLKSTGYKYATFFGATLSMDDIIVPAEKAEMIDRANKEVDGIQRQYQQGHITQDERYNRVVEVWSKTNEELTNIMMKTMEADKNGFNTIFMMATSGARGSRNQIRQLAGMRGLMAKPNGDIIELPIRSNFKEGLTVIEFFISTNGARKGLADTALKTADAGYLTRRLVDIAQDVVVNEEDCGTINGIEYSAVKDGDEVIEALHDRITGRYTLERVLHPITRDVIVDVNEYITDELALEIEEAGVESVKLRTVLTCESKHGVCVKCYGRNLAHNKIVEIGEAVGIIAAQSIGQPGTQLTMRTFHVGGTATKISEENRILLKYPVVVKDVAGTHVTLKNGNWLFTRKGWLTVNKVIREYELAKADKILVEDGHRILKGEALYSHGGKEVLAEDIAYVSVMGNIIRLVSQDQKIEIRNGSELVIKAGDFVPATQTIATFDPFSEPIIAEYDGYVHFEDIIPGSTLNEELDEETGKIEKRIAEFQLDTKQPRVHITDESGNTIGSYYLPGGAYLLVEEKAVIKAGTTIAKMLKESAKTRDITGGLPRVSELFEARKPKSPAVLAQISGTVSFKGILKGKRVLIVRDQFGKEFKHLVPMTKRLLVRDGDTVESGEQLCDGAYNPHEILMVSGENALQNYLMDEIQQVYRLQGVSINDKHIGVIVRQMLRKVEIISVGDTRFIFGQQADKYKFHEENSRVMQEGGQPAIARPMFQGITKASLNVDSFISASSFQETTRVLTNAAISGASDNLRGLKENVIIGHLIPAGTGIKTYRNVKLFDKNNADLDLQMNEILERRKLEKETEAIEDDSDFDSDEND, encoded by the coding sequence ATGAGAGACATACAGGATTTTGATAGTCTGCAAATAAAACTCGCTTCGCCCGAAACCATCCGCGCATGGTCGTACGGCGAGGTGAAAAAACCTGAAACCATCAATTACCGTACTCTCCGCCCGGAGAAGGACGGTTTGTTTTGCGAACGAATTTTCGGAACCACAAAAGAGTGGGAATGCTATTGCGGCAAGTTTAAATCCATACGCTATAAGGGCGTTATTTGCGATCGTTGCGGCGTTGAAGTCACTCACTTCAAGGTTCGCCGCGAGCGCATGGGTCATATCGAGCTCGCCGCTCCGGTATCCCATATCTGGTATTACCGCTCGGTTCCCAGCCGCATGGGCCTTCTCCTCGATCTCCAGGTCGCGGCTCTCCGTTCGATTCTTTACTATGAAAAGTACATCGTAATCGACGCGGGCGACACCGATCTTAAAAAGAATCAGCTTCTCACCGAGGAAGAATACCACGAGGCTACCGAGCGCTACGGCGGCTCGTTCACCGCAGGCATGGGCGCTGAAGCGGTTAAAACCCTTCTTGAAAACCTTAACCTCGACGAACTCGCCGCGGAGCTCCGCGCCAAGATGATCGAGAAAGGCCCGAAATCGGACAAGCGCCTCCTGAAACGCATCGAAATCGTCGAAAATTTCCGCGCTTCGACCAATAAAGCGTCGTGGATGATTCTCGACGTTATTCCGGTCATTCCTCCCGAGCTTCGCCCGATGGTCCAGCTCGACGGCGGGCGCTTCGCGACCAGCGACTTGAACGACCTGTACCGCCGCGTCATTAATAGAAACAACCGCCTCAAGAGGTTGATGACTCTGAACGCTCCCGACATCATCATCCGCAACGAAAAGCGAATGCTGCAGGAAGCGGTCGATGCCCTTTTCGACAACTCGAAAAGAAAGCGCGTCATCAAGGGCGCCTCGAACCGCCCCCTTAAGTCCATTTCAGACATGCTTAAGGGAAAGCAGGGTCGTTTCCGCCAGAACCTTCTCGGTAAGCGCGTAGACTACTCCGGACGTTCGGTTATCGTCGTCGGTCCCGACCTCAAGCTCTGGCAGTGCGGTCTCCCCACGAAAATGGCGTTGGAACTCTTCAAGCCCTTCATCATGAAGAAGCTTGTCGACAAAGACGTTGTGTACAACATCAAAAAAGCCAAGCTGCTCGTCGAGCAGGAGTCTCCGGAAGTGTTCGCCATCCTCGACGAGGTTGTCCGCGAGCATCCGGTTATGCTTAACCGCGCTCCTACGCTGCACCGCCTCGGTATCCAGGCTTTCGAGCCCGTACTGGTGGAAGGAAAGGCTATTCGTCTGCACCCCCTCGTTTGCCGCGCGTTCAACGCCGACTTCGACGGAGACCAGATGGCCGTCCATGTGCCTCTCACCCAGGCCGCGCAGATGGAATGCTGGACTCTCATGCTTTCAAGCCGGAACCTCCTCGACCCCGCGAACGGCAAGTCGATCGTATTCCCCTCCCAGGACATGGTTCTCGGTCTGTACTATTTGACCAAGGTCAAGCCTGAAGCCCATGGTACCGGACGGCGTTTCACGAATGTAGACGAAGTGATGATGGCCGCTGAATCCGGCGCTTTGGCCTGGCAGGCTCTGATCAAGCTTCCCTACCGCGGAGAAATGGTCGAAACCACTCCCGGACGCCTGATATTCAACGAGGAAATGCCCGAAGGCGTTCCCTTTACCAATGTTACCCTCGACGACAAGCAGATCCGCAAGCTCATTGAAAAGGTTCACAAGGATTCAGGTCCCTGGCTTACCGTTCAGATGCTCGACAAGCTCAAGTCCACCGGTTACAAGTACGCAACCTTCTTCGGTGCGACCCTGTCCATGGACGACATCATCGTTCCGGCAGAAAAAGCGGAAATGATCGACCGCGCGAACAAGGAAGTAGACGGAATTCAGCGGCAGTATCAGCAGGGTCACATTACCCAGGATGAACGCTATAACCGCGTAGTCGAAGTATGGTCCAAGACCAACGAAGAACTGACGAACATAATGATGAAGACCATGGAAGCCGACAAAAACGGTTTCAATACGATCTTCATGATGGCCACGTCGGGCGCGCGCGGTAGCCGCAACCAGATCCGCCAGCTCGCGGGTATGCGAGGTCTTATGGCGAAGCCGAACGGAGACATCATCGAACTCCCGATCCGCTCGAACTTTAAAGAAGGTTTGACCGTTATCGAATTCTTCATCTCCACGAACGGCGCCCGTAAGGGTCTCGCGGATACGGCTCTTAAAACAGCCGACGCCGGATATCTGACCCGCCGTCTCGTCGATATCGCGCAGGACGTCGTGGTGAACGAAGAAGATTGCGGAACCATCAACGGAATCGAGTATTCCGCAGTGAAAGACGGCGACGAAGTGATCGAAGCGCTTCACGACCGCATTACCGGCCGTTATACGCTGGAACGCGTTCTGCATCCGATCACCCGCGACGTCATCGTCGACGTCAACGAATACATCACCGACGAGCTTGCTCTCGAGATCGAAGAAGCCGGCGTTGAATCCGTTAAGCTCCGCACTGTTCTCACCTGCGAATCCAAGCACGGCGTGTGCGTGAAGTGCTACGGACGAAACCTTGCCCATAACAAGATCGTCGAAATCGGCGAAGCGGTCGGAATCATAGCTGCACAGTCGATCGGACAGCCGGGAACCCAGCTTACCATGCGTACCTTCCACGTCGGTGGTACGGCTACCAAGATAAGCGAAGAAAACAGAATTCTGTTGAAGTATCCTGTCGTCGTAAAAGACGTCGCAGGAACTCACGTTACGCTGAAAAACGGAAACTGGCTCTTTACCCGTAAGGGCTGGCTCACCGTAAATAAAGTCATCCGCGAATACGAACTCGCCAAGGCCGACAAGATTCTCGTCGAGGACGGACACCGCATATTGAAGGGAGAAGCCCTTTACTCGCACGGCGGAAAGGAAGTTCTCGCGGAAGACATTGCGTATGTTTCCGTGATGGGCAATATTATCCGTCTCGTTAGCCAGGATCAGAAGATCGAAATCAGAAACGGTTCCGAACTTGTGATAAAGGCCGGAGACTTTGTTCCCGCAACTCAGACCATTGCAACCTTCGACCCCTTCTCCGAGCCGATAATCGCCGAATACGACGGATACGTCCACTTTGAAGACATTATCCCCGGATCGACTCTTAACGAAGAATTGGACGAAGAAACCGGTAAAATCGAAAAACGCATCGCCGAATTCCAGCTTGATACGAAGCAGCCTCGCGTGCACATTACCGATGAATCCGGTAATACCATCGGTTCCTACTACCTTCCCGGAGGCGCGTATCTTCTGGTCGAAGAAAAGGCTGTCATCAAGGCTGGAACGACCATCGCGAAGATGCTTAAGGAATCCGCCAAGACGAGGGACATCACCGGAGGTCTTCCCCGCGTTTCCGAGCTTTTCGAAGCACGAAAACCGAAGTCGCCCGCTGTTCTCGCCCAAATTTCCGGAACCGTTTCCTTTAAAGGCATCCTGAAAGGCAAGCGCGTGTTGATCGTCCGCGATCAGTTCGGAAAGGAATTCAAGCATCTCGTGCCGATGACCAAGCGTTTGCTTGTGCGCGACGGAGATACCGTGGAATCCGGCGAACAATTGTGCGACGGAGCCTACAATCCTCACGAAATCCTTATGGTTTCGGGAGAAAACGCTCTTCAGAACTACCTTATGGACGAAATCCAGCAGGTGTATCGGCTTCAGGGCGTTTCGATCAACGACAAGCATATCGGCGTTATTGTCCGCCAGATGCTTCGAAAGGTCGAAATCATATCCGTAGGAGACACCCGCTTTATTTTCGGGCAACAGGCCGACAAGTACAAGTTCCATGAGGAAAACTCCCGGGTTATGCAGGAAGGCGGACAGCCGGCTATCGCCCGTCCGATGTTCCAGGGAATCACGAAGGCGTCTCTTAATGTCGATTCCTTCATTTCCGCATCGTCCTTCCAGGAGACGACTCGTGTTCTTACTAACGCGGCGATTTCCGGAGCCAGCGATAATCTTCGCGGCTTGAAGGAAAACGTCATTATCGGTCACCTGATTCCCGCGGGTACCGGCATCAAGACTTATCGAAACGTCAAGCTTTTCGATAAGAACAATGCCGACCTCGATCTTCAGATGAACGAGATTCTGGAACGCAGGAAACTTGAGAAGGAAACCGAAGCCATCGAAGATGATTCGGATTTCGATTCTGACGAGAACGATTGA